Sequence from the Plasmodium berghei ANKA genome assembly, chromosome: 3 genome:
AATCttattactatttaatGCATTAACAAGTTTGTATAAAAGTAAAATGTCTAAATATTTTCGTAgttttgtaaataataatagaaattTTAGTAAAGGAAAAAATGCATTTTCATATACACTAACGCATATAAATACGATATTAGTAAAATATGAAACAAGACATAAAGCATTTGTATTATCAagattaaaatttaattacaATAATGTTagttatttttcatttgttatgtataaaacatatttaaaaaaattatttctaggatatatatgtttacgAGATAACcgaatatttataaagttggtaattgaaaaaaatgtaattaaattaataaatagaATTAGTAGAGTTATtgaaaatcaaaaatattatgcttttcttaaattacaaaaatatatatatgaagaaaaagaaaaaatgaataaaaaaatatgtgacAACCTTATGTATACAAACAATGAATTATGTAATAACATGGATAAAATTGGAATAGAAAAAggtattaatattttagaatatttttacaaatttaaaattaaggAGAATCtgattaaatatttttatattttaaaggGTTCCCAAGTAAGTGTCTCAATAtctcaaaataaatattatttgaaatattctgccatttttgtatttgttttgaataaaatattacaaaGAAAAGTTCAAGATATTTTGCTCCATTTTGTTCTTAAATGTTtccaaaataataataaaaataagttaatatattctacaaaaaatttagaattactatttattcaaaaagaaaaaagagaTGTCATGTCAATGCTTCGATTTTATGACAAATTTCCTTATCTTTTcaaatatagaaatatgAACAAAGCAGAAATATTTACAGCTTGtattcaaaattttatgaacacatataatagaaaacttttactaaattttttattaaaattgtattttctgcaatataaagaaaaatttatgaaGGCATATAACTGTATAGggcatatatacaattttataaatatattgagcaaaaagataaaaaaaacgataAAGTTTCCATTTATGTTACTTTTACAAAATGCCcgaattattaataatcaaattttagtaaatagactcaaaataaaaaaaaaaacgcaattaaaaaatagcaATAATACAAGAACATTTTCCTCTGCCCCCGATCCAGTTTCTgttattacaaaatatcCTTATTTGCTTTATAACATGGAAATGTCCCCTGATCATACCTTCTTACCTGGTAAAGcagcatatatatatatatatttatttatttatttatatttataagatTGAAAATTTAGAGAATACTCATATAAACGTATTCATTGTATATGTGTGctcatttttgttttccaTACTTACTCTGATTTACATTACTTTATTTCATTCCTTATTTCAGatgataaatattcttTTCCTTCAAATAATTCCATTTCCGATTCTTTTCCATATGTCTATGAAGGTAAAACTCCTATTTTCATATGCCCATTTATTTGAGAAATGTATTAATATGgtttcatttatttatttatttatttatttattctacCTATTATTGATCTATTTTACAGACATggacaaaattaaaagaaaaatctCTGATTTTAATAACAAAGTTGGGaatatgaattaaaaataacctaaaatatatgcatgtatatGCTGCTTATATGGATAGAACCTGCGCCGATTTTGCAATTTGATGTCCCTCTATGTTATATAACGCATTGACTATTCCTATGCTTTTTAgcaaaacaattttttcgttttttttttgtattgaTATTTTACCATTTAGCTAGAATATTCCCAAATATTGATGGTATTTCGTCATTTGTGAAAGATTGATTTAGTTCGCACACATATTTATGTGCtcgtttttttcatttttttcataatttttaacctgacaatgtatatacatattctATGATGTTggtatttttaaaaacaaaaatattctaAAACCATATCGCGtactttttcattttaagGTATTTTATCAGCTAATTATGTCccaaaatatgtttaagcatatatgtgaataatatacgaattgtatttaatttgtaaattgttttttgaTTAATTAAGCGGTGTATGTCTATTATAGACatttcacaaaaaaaaaaaaaaaaacgatttaaaaatgtatatatatagtacacaaaaaataagtaaataGATAAATAAGTGTTATAAATGCATTCTATATATGTGCAATTAGGTAagatttgaaaatatagaatagTTGGTtaagatatttttttaatttattttcaggGTTTAGTTTagaattaattttatgaGACATTCcacttttttaattatttattttttatgagttattgttttattatatttaaaaaataatatcaaaGGAATTTCCACAGGAACATTTAgatgatatattttgaatattctCAATAAcgaatttttttgaaataaggttacttaaataatgtattttactattttttaaaatatcacaagcttctttatttattactatAACAAATTCTTTATCATATGcaattatatcattttcatttatattatgtttatctgttaatgaaaaaaagtatTGAAAACCTGAGCATCCCCCTGCTTCTACTTGAATTTTTAAAgcttttttgttttcatattgtttatttatttctttcattttgtttatagCTTCACTActaacatataaaataggATTTTTCATAAGTATTTCTTTATTCTCATTTTCAActttatcaatttttttatttatttcatttttattgtaaatAGTACTATCATTTAAAGCACGATGTTTTTCCCCTATTTGagaataaaattgaattcctttaaaattatttccaaAATGAGTAGCATAGTATCCCCACCTGTTATAGTATGGGCCATGTTTctgaattatatatttaaacatttttttaatttgatcTTATTCTATAATATTCAAATAGATATTGTAAAAGCCCATAATgctaaatttttatgatttttttctcggaatatattttcattttttttaataagaAAACTGATGTACCAATTTTCCCTTTATAATATTCTGTCTCTTTACATtgcaaaaaatgaaagcTCATATTCATAAGCATTATtccaataaataaaaaaatgtgtatatatagagaagctatttggaaaatataacacAAAACAATTATGCATTTCCCAGATTGTTTTCACTCTATAGCATATTTTGgattatcatttaatttgtcactgtatatttatactttgttatagataaaaataaaattagaGATAAGTTCcaattattttacaaaaatatatatatatatacaacttCCTTAAAATGttgaaattaataatattttattttataaagttttaattatattttttaaaacaacaTGGGACACCGAATTATGATATATGggtaatatgaaaaatttgctaaaaatatattatatatgtacaaatatataatgtatttaATGTGATTTggaaatttaattatttcgCATAAAACAAGCAAACCCGTGTATcgaatatgtatatatatatgcatattttataagttggaaatttttatcttaaaaaaataaataatttgtatacAACAAAATGATGTTACATAAATTTAGcctattttattgttaaaatcatttatatttttatggaATTTTTACTTAAGtcttataatttttctgttttttttttttcaacaaaaatttatactatcttttaattataaaataagcaAATTAGTTGTATAGGATTAAATTGAAGTTACATGAAGCCGAAAATTTGCTGtgtatgtttttatttcacattttatttttcttattatcaagaaaatatatttatcaattGGATATGCGTTTGCATGGTTTTGCTTATTTAGTTTAAGGGGTAAacgaataaaaataagattaatataatttttatatccaattaaagcatataaaaaaatacaaaaaataatccaTGGTAATtagttaatatatatgtatgcatgtatgatatatgaataatgaATATTGTGATGACTATgtcataaaattttttaatgtctTTAGCTCTTTTCAGGAAAATGAGAGGTTgtaaaaagaaattaaaatgaaaaaaacaaaaccCCAAAAAGATGctatttatacaaatatattttacactatttttatgtacTTGTTTTGCTAAAACTTTcataaaacaataatttCAATCACATTCCACAATAGAcacatttataatttggTGCATTTCTATCCAAACAATCTCCTATAACTTCACTGTGCATGCATGTGTCGATATGTTTTTCACAGTTTTCTCGGCATATATTATCTAAATTTGAATCCATTGAATAGGTTCGGAGGCATGAAAACTGCTCCATGTACTCATTTTTCcctgaaaaaaaaaataaaaaaataaataatgatagtAAATACCAAATAAACGAACGAATTATAAACAAGCGTGCCAAGGCACGTACAAAACGTAGCTAAGAAATGAGATGAAACTGTGTGTTCATATTCTATGCGCTTGAATTATCATGATATATcgatataatttttgttgCTCACTTTTAGAATagatatttcttttatatacaaaatttcCTATAGTTACAGTCAAATCAGTTTGGAAAATCTTtcttaatttatttctataattaattatatcacTAGGATCAAATCGTCGATTGTTATTCATACTTGGGTAACTAGGGTCGTATTCAGGATCTCTGGAGGGAGGGTAAAATCGTTCGTTATTTTGTCTATCATTAGCATCTATTGAATTATAATCAGGATTAACATAATCATTGTTGTTATTATTTGGCGGGTCTACTGTCTTAggtttaaaattatatggatcgtcataattatttggaGTTATTTTTCGATTTTGATCTCTTtggttttttttatttttagtaaaATCAGAATGCTTATatcttatttttacatCTGTAGATGATATATCATTAGGTAAAGGtttagaaatattattttctttcatttttaataataatggaaatGCATTAAATAAAACTCGGCCATTACAATTTCTCGGTCCGTACATAtccattttaaaatttccATTGGAACCCCACCTAGAACCCCAACTATTTCTTATTAACCAATATGAACTTTTTTCTCCTGAgctttttatataatctCCAAAACCAATTAAAACTAATGCATGATCAGGAACTTCACCATATTCACAATTTAACATAACTTGTTCACCATCATGatcaaaatttaatttttgtgaTATTTCCATTGAAACAAATATAGCACCTTGCTCAATTATGTAATCTTTTAagatattaattaattcaTTTGTTTTACCTGCTTGTACATAATCTAAAAaagatattttaaaatatcctttgtatatatatccatttaatattttacttaAAGATGATACACCATTCCATATGTTTCCCCATGTACTAACTTCAGTAGGACATTCCCCACCTTTTATAGGTTCGTTATATGGAACATCAAAAGATGTTGGAAGCATTTTAGATGCATCTAAAATTTCTATATATGATGAAATATGTCCACCTTCATgacatatattatcattataatgTCCAAACGTTTGAGAATCTTCATCAtctaaatatttgtttttacaTAAAGTCACGTATTTTATTGAAGGCTCAGCGAATCCAAGTCCTTTTCTGCATCTATATGCAGATATCGTAGTTGAAGATGCAAAGGCCCAACAATTTCCactgaaaaataaaacagaaTAAAGATAGAaacaaaaatgaagaaaataatctaataaatatttaaaaaaaaaattttaatttagcTATTTATAGattgaattatatttttgtttttaccATGTTCCCTGATTAAGAGGtcttatattatattcacaCTCATTGGGATCAGAAAATCGATTACAATATGTTCTGTTACATTTTGAATTAGCATTATATAACGAGCTCATCaatgatttatttgtatatggtttaaataactttttttcTGGTATTATACCTACTGAAGGaatttcatcattttctttatatccTAATCTATCTTGAACCCATTCTAATGGATTTTGAAAACAAAGTGCTGGATTTCTTAACGCATTTTTCATATGttctatattatcattagcATGGATAAATGTTTTTACAATATGTTGAATATGGCTTTCTATATGCTCAACATCAGTTTGTTTATGATTTTTTGCACTTTCATAATTGTccttaaaatttaaatacaaacataaatttgatattttCGATTTATAATCATCATCCATACTATTTGCatctgtttttttattttcatatcgAAATATGGCTACatctaatatttttgatattaaTTCACTCAAGCTTTCTTCTGAAACATTATCCTGTAAGCTCTGCATAAAATACATccccaaaaaaatat
This genomic interval carries:
- a CDS encoding iron-sulfur assembly protein, putative; translation: MFKYIIQKHGPYYNRWGYYATHFGNNFKGIQFYSQIGEKHRALNDSTIYNKNEINKKIDKVENENKEILMKNPILYVSSEAINKMKEINKQYENKKALKIQVEAGGCSGFQYFFSLTDKHNINENDIIAYDKEFVIVINKEACDILKNSKIHYLSNLISKKFVIENIQNISSKCSCGNSFDIIF
- a CDS encoding egress cysteine protease 1, whose product is MKTYKIKYFLLLSLFINLINQAKSKIIISCFGKQHCKICHIIIRNCFLSGTSNLQKCIACEENYYNTRTCIKHEESFFNYKGTNALLELRDQSLQDNVSEESLSELISKILDVAIFRYENKKTDANSMDDDYKSKISNLCLYLNFKDNYESAKNHKQTDVEHIESHIQHIVKTFIHANDNIEHMKNALRNPALCFQNPLEWVQDRLGYKENDEIPSVGIIPEKKLFKPYTNKSLMSSLYNANSKCNRTYCNRFSDPNECEYNIRPLNQGTCGNCWAFASSTTISAYRCRKGLGFAEPSIKYVTLCKNKYLDDEDSQTFGHYNDNICHEGGHISSYIEILDASKMLPTSFDVPYNEPIKGGECPTEVSTWGNIWNGVSSLSKILNGYIYKGYFKISFLDYVQAGKTNELINILKDYIIEQGAIFVSMEISQKLNFDHDGEQVMLNCEYGEVPDHALVLIGFGDYIKSSGEKSSYWLIRNSWGSRWGSNGNFKMDMYGPRNCNGRVLFNAFPLLLKMKENNISKPLPNDISSTDVKIRYKHSDFTKNKKNQRDQNRKITPNNYDDPYNFKPKTVDPPNNNNNDYVNPDYNSIDANDRQNNERFYPPSRDPEYDPSYPSMNNNRRFDPSDIINYRNKLRKIFQTDLTVTIGNFVYKRNIYSKRKNEYMEQFSCLRTYSMDSNLDNICRENCEKHIDTCMHSEVIGDCLDRNAPNYKCVYCGM